The proteins below are encoded in one region of Phenylobacterium zucineum HLK1:
- a CDS encoding ParB/RepB/Spo0J family partition protein, translating into MSKNRGFAAGLAGALDDIEAPPPEPQGRLGIGVLAGRSNRLAELASGAVVARTLEQVDPARCRIWAEHNRDYARLDETRCGDLIESLKAQGRQEMPAIVRRVKDDPAYDFEVICGARRHWSVSWLRAHNYPEFRFLVEIREMTDEEAFRVSDLENRARDDLSDIERARDYLRALDRHYEGRQKTMAQRLNVSEAWLSRYLDLARLPGDLVAAFPDPHALRIKHITFLKPLLKPDDRRTRVLEAARELAERGGEGLSPQDIIRRLARAADAPKKSGSPKKSGSAEPAVVRNAAGAPVLRVDGRRRREIRLTLLTGAGATRQDAEAALRDLLDQHWPATTG; encoded by the coding sequence ATGAGCAAGAATCGCGGCTTTGCCGCCGGCTTGGCCGGCGCGCTGGACGACATCGAGGCGCCGCCGCCCGAACCTCAGGGCCGGCTCGGCATCGGCGTGCTCGCCGGACGGAGCAATCGTCTGGCCGAGCTGGCCTCGGGCGCCGTCGTGGCCAGGACCCTGGAGCAAGTGGACCCCGCGCGCTGCCGGATATGGGCGGAGCATAACCGCGACTACGCCCGTCTCGACGAGACGCGCTGCGGCGATCTGATCGAGAGCCTGAAAGCTCAGGGCCGCCAGGAGATGCCGGCCATCGTCCGGCGGGTGAAGGACGACCCCGCGTACGACTTCGAAGTCATTTGCGGGGCTCGCCGCCACTGGTCAGTGAGCTGGCTGCGGGCGCACAACTACCCGGAGTTCCGGTTTCTCGTCGAAATCCGCGAGATGACCGATGAGGAGGCTTTCCGGGTCTCCGACCTGGAGAACCGCGCGCGAGACGACCTCAGCGACATCGAGCGGGCGCGTGACTATCTCCGCGCCCTTGATCGCCATTACGAGGGCCGCCAGAAGACCATGGCCCAGCGCCTCAACGTCTCCGAGGCCTGGCTCAGTCGCTACCTGGACCTGGCGAGGCTGCCGGGCGACTTGGTCGCGGCCTTCCCGGATCCGCACGCCCTGCGCATCAAGCACATCACCTTCCTGAAGCCGCTGCTCAAACCCGACGATCGCCGGACGCGGGTTCTTGAAGCCGCGCGCGAGCTTGCGGAGCGGGGAGGGGAGGGCCTGTCGCCCCAGGACATCATCCGAAGGCTCGCACGGGCCGCGGACGCCCCCAAGAAGTCAGGATCCCCCAAGAAGTCAGGATCGGCCGAGCCGGCCGTGGTGCGCAACGCCGCCGGCGCGCCGGTCCTGCGCGTCGATGGGCGCAGGCGCAGGGAAATCCGCCTCACGCTCCTGACGGGCGCCGGCGCGACGCGCCAGGACGCGGAAGCCGCGCTTCGCGACCTCCTGGACCAGCACTGGCCTGCGACGACTGGCTGA
- a CDS encoding thermonuclease family protein, protein MGHARRASPAGGLLFLASFGLLAVWVGPQLTRDISAAAPSPPPLAGPARPIDGDTLALGPTRIRLWGIDAPEADTPLGRQATRLMSELLSQGPVRCIDTGGRSHDRIVARCQGAAGEDLAEQVVAAGLAVDWPKFSGGHYAPAESAARKARLGLNAPARAD, encoded by the coding sequence TTGGGCCATGCACGGCGTGCGAGTCCAGCGGGCGGCCTGCTGTTCCTCGCGAGTTTCGGGCTCCTCGCGGTCTGGGTCGGTCCGCAGCTGACCCGGGACATCTCGGCCGCGGCCCCCTCCCCGCCCCCGCTGGCCGGCCCCGCGCGGCCGATCGACGGCGACACCCTGGCGCTAGGTCCGACACGCATCCGGCTCTGGGGCATCGACGCGCCTGAGGCGGACACGCCGCTCGGCCGGCAAGCCACCCGCCTGATGTCCGAACTTCTGAGCCAAGGGCCGGTCCGCTGCATAGATACGGGCGGGCGCTCGCACGACCGGATTGTCGCGCGATGCCAGGGCGCGGCGGGTGAGGACCTCGCCGAGCAGGTGGTGGCGGCCGGTCTGGCGGTGGACTGGCCGAAATTCTCCGGCGGCCACTACGCGCCCGCGGAATCGGCGGCTCGCAAAGCGCGGCTGGGGCTAAACGCGCCGGCGCGGGCGGATTAG
- a CDS encoding LuxR family transcriptional regulator has product MLRPEHDIARRAFDTINDAQQVESIPELEAVFAKTLEPLGVDVFVGVQIADPLRERHVEVTFGRTHAAWQAHYEAQGHAARDPIVREMLRSTEPLFWSDLPARRGALKPDEARVMEEARSFGLNEGLMTPLHHVDGSVSAVLMMGERLASDAPDTRAALHLLSIYYGSLARKLRQRNDGGEPQKAKLSARQIECLRWAREGKSSYVIGQILSLSARTVDEHLASACRKLGVHTRMQAVAQALLLGLLETTTP; this is encoded by the coding sequence GTGCTGCGTCCAGAGCATGATATCGCTCGCAGAGCCTTCGACACCATCAACGACGCCCAGCAGGTCGAGAGTATCCCAGAGCTTGAGGCGGTGTTCGCCAAGACCCTGGAGCCGCTGGGCGTCGACGTCTTCGTGGGCGTTCAGATCGCAGACCCGCTGCGCGAACGTCACGTGGAGGTGACCTTCGGGCGCACCCACGCGGCGTGGCAGGCGCATTACGAAGCCCAGGGCCACGCGGCGCGAGATCCGATCGTGCGGGAGATGCTGCGCTCGACCGAGCCGCTGTTCTGGAGCGACCTTCCCGCGCGGCGTGGCGCGCTCAAGCCCGACGAAGCCCGTGTCATGGAGGAGGCCCGCTCCTTCGGCCTGAACGAGGGTCTTATGACGCCGCTGCACCACGTCGACGGCTCTGTCTCGGCGGTGCTGATGATGGGCGAGCGCCTCGCGTCGGACGCGCCGGATACGCGCGCGGCCCTGCACCTGCTGTCGATCTACTACGGGTCTCTGGCGCGCAAGCTGCGGCAGAGGAACGACGGCGGCGAGCCCCAAAAGGCCAAGCTTAGCGCTCGGCAGATCGAGTGCTTGCGCTGGGCCCGTGAAGGCAAGAGTTCCTACGTGATCGGCCAAATCCTCAGCCTTTCCGCCCGCACCGTGGACGAACACCTGGCGAGCGCGTGCCGGAAGCTTGGTGTCCATACCCGAATGCAGGCCGTGGCGCAGGCCCTATTGCTCGGGCTGCTGGAAACGACAACCCCGTAG
- a CDS encoding acyl-homoserine-lactone synthase, whose product MKVHIVTAANRDRYGRELDQMHRQRHEVFVGGLGWTELARRDGLERDQFDDVSAVYLLAMENGDVQGSLRLLPTWRRCMLTECWPQSVTRGQAPRGPGVWEWTRWCPGTLARPKTLVRARRALILAALEFARSRLIETYLTYCDTKFLGQLVELGWSPEPLGLPQPYGQGQAVGVAWPVEEDLLERTRALFNVRDPVALEVPARGRFSAPVWMLEQLLEAQPDAEVTSPLTTRLAA is encoded by the coding sequence ATGAAGGTCCACATCGTCACCGCCGCCAACCGCGACCGCTACGGCCGGGAGCTCGACCAAATGCACCGGCAGCGGCACGAGGTGTTCGTCGGCGGTCTCGGGTGGACCGAACTGGCGCGGCGGGACGGGCTGGAGCGAGACCAGTTCGACGACGTCTCCGCCGTCTACCTCCTGGCCATGGAGAACGGCGATGTCCAGGGCAGCCTGCGCCTGCTGCCCACCTGGCGCCGGTGCATGCTGACCGAATGCTGGCCCCAGTCCGTGACGCGCGGCCAGGCTCCGCGCGGGCCCGGCGTGTGGGAATGGACGCGCTGGTGCCCGGGCACCCTTGCGCGCCCCAAGACCCTTGTGCGGGCCCGTCGGGCCCTGATCCTCGCGGCGCTGGAGTTCGCGCGCAGCCGCCTGATCGAGACCTACCTCACCTACTGCGACACGAAGTTCCTGGGTCAGCTCGTGGAACTGGGCTGGTCTCCGGAGCCGCTGGGCCTTCCGCAGCCCTACGGGCAGGGCCAGGCCGTCGGGGTCGCGTGGCCCGTGGAGGAGGACCTTCTGGAGCGCACCCGGGCGCTCTTCAACGTCCGCGACCCTGTCGCGCTGGAGGTTCCGGCGAGAGGCCGCTTCTCGGCGCCGGTTTGGATGCTGGAGCAGCTGCTGGAGGCTCAACCGGACGCCGAGGTCACCTCGCCGCTCACCACCAGGCTGGCGGCCTGA
- a CDS encoding lytic transglycosylase domain-containing protein, which yields MLIELSAALALAQQCAPGVAPETLLSVVRTESRFNPLAINVNSGVRLARQPRSKAEAVRMAETLLRTGANFDLGLGQINSKNLGWLKLSIEDAFEPCANLAAAGRVLQANYATASRNLSDPQGALRVALSLYNTGDAGRGFRNGYVAKVEASAKTVVPAIAVAAPALAADQPADPAPALAEPPTAAVRLTAEPPPPPSWDVFARQAGGERLVFGGQPQVR from the coding sequence ATGCTCATCGAGCTTTCCGCGGCCCTGGCTCTGGCGCAGCAGTGCGCGCCTGGCGTCGCACCTGAGACGTTGCTCTCGGTCGTCCGCACCGAAAGCCGATTCAACCCCCTCGCCATCAACGTCAACAGCGGGGTGAGACTGGCTCGCCAGCCGCGCAGCAAGGCCGAGGCCGTGCGCATGGCCGAGACCCTTCTGCGCACGGGCGCCAACTTCGACCTCGGCCTTGGCCAGATCAACAGCAAGAACCTCGGCTGGCTGAAGCTCTCCATCGAAGACGCTTTCGAGCCCTGCGCCAACCTGGCGGCGGCCGGACGCGTCCTGCAGGCGAACTATGCGACGGCGTCGCGCAACTTGAGCGACCCGCAGGGCGCGCTCCGGGTGGCCCTCTCCCTGTACAACACCGGGGACGCTGGCCGCGGCTTCCGGAACGGCTACGTGGCGAAGGTCGAAGCGTCCGCCAAGACCGTGGTCCCGGCGATTGCTGTCGCGGCGCCCGCGCTCGCGGCCGACCAGCCGGCTGATCCAGCGCCTGCCCTGGCGGAGCCCCCAACGGCTGCAGTTCGACTGACGGCCGAGCCGCCGCCCCCACCTAGCTGGGACGTCTTCGCGCGCCAGGCCGGCGGCGAGCGCCTGGTGTTCGGCGGACAGCCGCAGGTGCGCTGA
- a CDS encoding TrbC/VirB2 family protein encodes MKTLAASSGGALRRYGAIGLMAGLLSLVLFEPALAQTAGSNVEGFLQNIVDLLTGNIARLIAIIAVVLLGFSVMFGLLDVRRAGVVILGIVVVFSAAWVVGQITGGAVA; translated from the coding sequence ATGAAGACCTTGGCCGCCTCGAGCGGTGGAGCCCTGCGGCGCTACGGCGCTATCGGGCTGATGGCGGGGCTCTTGAGCCTCGTCCTGTTCGAACCGGCGCTCGCCCAGACCGCGGGTTCGAACGTCGAGGGCTTCCTGCAGAACATCGTCGACTTGCTGACGGGCAACATCGCGCGGCTCATCGCGATCATCGCCGTGGTGCTCCTAGGCTTCAGCGTCATGTTCGGCCTGCTCGATGTCCGCCGCGCCGGCGTGGTCATCCTCGGGATCGTCGTCGTCTTCAGCGCTGCCTGGGTCGTGGGGCAGATCACCGGGGGGGCGGTCGCCTAG
- a CDS encoding type IV secretion system protein VirB3 encodes MPDEPLTEDMLFLACTRPAMLLGVPLEAMSVNMILTGLIFLAGGTPLYLLSGVVLHVLFRAIVKNDHNAFRVLFIWFDTKARARNGGWWGGSSIAPLPVRRRYRPEEVAHG; translated from the coding sequence ATGCCGGACGAGCCGCTCACTGAAGACATGCTGTTCCTGGCCTGCACCCGCCCGGCGATGCTGCTCGGCGTGCCGCTGGAGGCCATGAGCGTCAACATGATCCTCACCGGGCTGATCTTCCTGGCCGGCGGCACGCCCCTCTACCTGCTCAGCGGCGTCGTGCTGCACGTCCTGTTCCGGGCGATCGTCAAGAACGACCACAACGCCTTCCGGGTGCTGTTCATCTGGTTCGACACCAAGGCCCGCGCCCGCAATGGCGGCTGGTGGGGCGGCAGTTCGATCGCGCCGCTCCCCGTGCGCCGCCGCTACCGTCCGGAGGAGGTCGCCCATGGCTGA